One genomic window of Terriglobales bacterium includes the following:
- a CDS encoding sigma-70 family RNA polymerase sigma factor, whose amino-acid sequence MRSFTIRLRNPFREQEFERVAMPHAESLLRTALRLTREKSLSEDLVQEVLLRAWRSFEQFEAGTNCKAWLFKIMLNLASKRQKQIRTRPQLVSLEENESFKLPVTVTRTPEFTGSEVVTALDSLPEEHRTVLLLGVVEGFTCKEIGQMLSIPIGTVMSRLSRARIGLRRKLTEPIGRACVCKPEVSVKQVQKGAYELH is encoded by the coding sequence GTGAGGAGCTTTACCATTCGTCTCCGCAATCCGTTTCGCGAACAGGAGTTCGAGCGCGTGGCCATGCCACATGCCGAAAGTCTGTTGCGTACTGCGCTCCGCCTCACACGAGAAAAATCCCTTTCGGAAGACCTCGTCCAAGAGGTCCTCTTGCGGGCCTGGCGCTCGTTTGAGCAGTTTGAGGCGGGAACCAACTGCAAAGCATGGTTGTTCAAGATTATGTTGAACCTGGCAAGTAAGCGGCAGAAGCAGATCCGGACCAGGCCGCAGTTGGTGTCTCTCGAGGAGAACGAGTCCTTCAAGTTGCCGGTCACGGTCACCCGCACTCCGGAGTTTACGGGGTCGGAAGTTGTGACTGCTCTCGACAGCCTGCCTGAAGAACACCGGACCGTTCTTCTGCTGGGAGTAGTGGAAGGATTCACCTGCAAAGAAATAGGGCAGATGCTGAGTATCCCCATTGGAACGGTAATGTCTCGCCTGAGTCGGGCGCGCATTGGATTACGCCGAAAATTGACGGAACCTATAGGTCGGGCGTGCGTCTGTAAGCCGGAAGTTTCCGTGAAGCAGGTACAGAAAGGTGCTTATGAACTGCACTGA
- a CDS encoding ThiF family adenylyltransferase, giving the protein MSFEDRYSRQILFQGIGAEGQRQLAASRVVIVGCGATGSAVAALLARSGVGTLRIIDRDYVEPSNLQRQTLFDESDAADSLPKATAAARKISGFNSQIVVEPQVADLTPSNIETLLSAMHLVLDGTDNFETRYLINDFAVKAGLPWIYAAAVGSYGATMNIVPGETACLACVFPDPPQGTLETCDTAGILNTVVNMVASIQATEALKLLLRHKKPDAQRTLRRTLLSFDLWSNQRSEIGAGQPVPGCRVCVGREFVHLAGEHRPHITLCGRNSVQIHEHERDVNFVEMSARLTPHGTVRHTEFVLKFWREPYEMTLFRDGRAIIKGTTDTKVARSLYARFVGT; this is encoded by the coding sequence ATGTCCTTCGAGGATAGGTACTCGCGTCAAATCCTCTTCCAGGGCATTGGCGCGGAAGGCCAACGCCAACTGGCAGCCTCCCGGGTCGTCATCGTGGGCTGCGGAGCAACTGGCTCCGCGGTGGCGGCGCTATTGGCGCGTTCTGGGGTGGGCACGCTCCGCATCATTGACCGCGACTATGTAGAACCCAGCAACCTGCAGCGCCAGACCTTGTTCGATGAATCCGATGCGGCTGATTCCCTGCCTAAGGCCACGGCAGCAGCCAGAAAAATTAGCGGTTTCAATTCGCAGATCGTCGTCGAGCCGCAGGTTGCTGACCTCACTCCCAGCAACATCGAGACCTTGCTCTCCGCCATGCATCTGGTCCTCGATGGCACGGACAACTTCGAAACCCGGTACCTGATCAATGACTTTGCCGTCAAGGCCGGTCTCCCGTGGATTTATGCCGCGGCAGTGGGCAGCTACGGCGCGACCATGAATATTGTGCCGGGTGAAACTGCTTGTCTGGCCTGTGTTTTTCCTGATCCTCCCCAAGGAACGCTTGAGACCTGCGACACGGCGGGCATTCTGAATACCGTCGTGAACATGGTGGCTTCGATTCAAGCCACGGAAGCCCTGAAGCTGTTACTTCGGCACAAGAAACCGGACGCCCAAAGGACCCTGCGGCGAACTCTCTTGTCATTCGACCTCTGGTCCAATCAGCGCTCAGAAATCGGTGCCGGCCAGCCGGTTCCGGGCTGCCGCGTCTGCGTTGGCAGAGAGTTCGTCCATCTCGCCGGCGAGCACCGGCCGCATATCACCCTTTGCGGACGTAACTCTGTACAGATTCATGAGCACGAGCGGGACGTGAATTTTGTCGAAATGAGCGCAAGGCTCACTCCCCATGGGACCGTCCGCCACACCGAGTTTGTCCTGAAATTTTGGCGGGAACCCTATGAAATGACGCTCTTTCGGGATGGCCGGGCCATCATCAAGGGAACCACGGACACCAAAGTAGCCAGAAGTTTATATGCCCGCTTTGTAGGAACTTAG
- a CDS encoding PLP-dependent aspartate aminotransferase family protein has protein sequence MSKKVEAGFATRAIHVGQEPDPLTGSVVAPIYPTSTYVQEELGKNKGYEYSRVSNPTRTRLEENLAALEWGTAAKVFASGMAAINAMCTLLKSGDHLICSHNVYGGVPRLFNQILANYGLEFSYVDTSQVREVERAIRKNTRMVYVETPTNPLMSVSDIWAISQICHRRGVEVVVDNTFMSPYFQQPIKLGADMVVHSTTKFLNGHSDGLGGVIVCTKPEQAERLAFIQKSAGAILSPFECWLVLRGVKTLAVRMEQHDRNGRAVAKFLADHKKVKTVYYPGLPDHPQHELARRQMLGFGSMITFETGSLNNAKKMLRKVRVCSLGESLGGVETLISHPATMTHAALGEKGRKAIGITDGMVRISVGIEDIDDILDDLDQALSAI, from the coding sequence ATGTCTAAGAAAGTCGAAGCCGGTTTTGCGACGCGTGCCATCCATGTTGGGCAGGAACCCGATCCTCTCACTGGCTCGGTAGTTGCTCCCATTTATCCCACTTCAACCTATGTTCAGGAAGAACTGGGGAAGAACAAGGGATACGAGTATTCGCGCGTTTCCAATCCTACTCGCACGCGTCTGGAAGAAAATCTCGCGGCCCTGGAGTGGGGAACTGCGGCCAAAGTGTTTGCCAGCGGCATGGCAGCAATCAACGCCATGTGCACCTTGTTGAAGAGCGGCGATCATTTGATTTGCTCCCATAATGTGTACGGCGGCGTGCCGCGACTGTTTAATCAGATTCTCGCAAACTATGGCCTGGAGTTTAGTTATGTGGACACCTCGCAAGTCCGTGAGGTGGAGCGGGCGATTCGTAAAAACACTCGCATGGTCTACGTGGAGACTCCCACCAATCCCTTAATGTCCGTCAGCGACATCTGGGCGATCAGTCAAATCTGCCATCGGCGAGGCGTAGAAGTCGTGGTGGATAACACTTTTATGTCGCCTTACTTTCAGCAGCCGATCAAGCTGGGAGCAGACATGGTGGTCCATTCCACCACAAAGTTTCTTAACGGACATAGCGACGGTTTGGGTGGCGTGATTGTTTGCACCAAACCGGAACAGGCAGAGCGATTGGCGTTCATCCAGAAATCGGCGGGGGCCATTCTGTCGCCTTTTGAGTGTTGGCTGGTGCTGCGGGGAGTTAAAACTCTCGCCGTTCGAATGGAGCAGCACGATCGCAATGGCCGCGCCGTGGCCAAGTTCCTGGCTGATCACAAGAAAGTGAAAACGGTGTATTACCCAGGGCTTCCGGACCATCCCCAGCACGAGCTGGCGCGGCGGCAGATGCTCGGCTTTGGCTCCATGATTACGTTCGAGACCGGTTCCCTCAACAACGCCAAAAAGATGCTGCGCAAGGTGCGGGTGTGCTCCCTGGGCGAGTCCCTCGGAGGCGTGGAGACCTTGATTTCGCATCCAGCCACCATGACCCATGCGGCGCTTGGCGAGAAGGGCCGGAAGGCCATAGGAATTACCGACGGCATGGTGCGTATCTCCGTTGGAATTGAGGATATAGACGACATCCTGGATGACCTTGACCAGGCCCTCTCCGCCATCTGA
- a CDS encoding DUF4139 domain-containing protein, with product MPRIAPLWLGIFVFSGIIYAADPAQPALTIYNQQFAVVRESVPLDLSGGVNELKFTDITSHLEPDSVMLRDLSGQRALQILEQNYRSDPVSQELLLSLYEGKTLDFKVQERDQTEIVKGRIIRSGYVPHYAALQQYGQQYYATQMAYAQGTGVPIVEVDGKIRFGLPGLPLFPALTNDTILKPTLNWQLQTDKPGKFSAELSYVTGGMNWQADYNVIAPVKGDVLDMIGWVTMDNQSGKTFEDASIKLMAGDVMKLQPGQRSADAVYVFNAEVSAGAMRPPVSEKSFDEYHLYTLERPTTLHDHETKQVEFVRASGVASKRVYVYDGVKIDPQRYQYWALEQIRQDREYGTQSNPKIWVMQELVNSKVNHLGMPLPKGRLRFYRRDTDGHLEFTGENVIDHTPKDETIRIYTGNAFDRAGERRRVSYHIDTNKNTLDESFEIKLRNHKTEPVEVRVVEHLYRALNWEIIEESHKHVKKDSQTAEFPVTIAPDKEQTITYSVHYSW from the coding sequence ATGCCACGAATTGCTCCATTATGGCTAGGTATTTTCGTGTTTTCTGGAATTATCTATGCCGCTGATCCTGCACAGCCTGCTCTGACGATCTACAACCAGCAGTTCGCGGTGGTCCGCGAATCTGTCCCGTTGGACCTTTCAGGCGGTGTCAACGAGCTCAAATTCACGGACATCACTTCACATCTGGAACCCGACTCGGTGATGTTGCGCGATCTCTCAGGACAGCGCGCGTTGCAAATCCTGGAACAGAATTACCGCTCCGATCCCGTGTCGCAGGAATTGCTCCTGTCTTTGTATGAAGGCAAGACTCTGGATTTTAAAGTGCAGGAGCGAGACCAGACAGAAATCGTGAAAGGGCGCATCATTCGCAGTGGCTACGTACCGCACTATGCCGCGCTCCAGCAATATGGACAGCAATACTATGCCACGCAAATGGCGTACGCCCAGGGCACCGGGGTTCCCATTGTAGAAGTTGATGGCAAAATTCGTTTTGGTTTACCCGGGCTTCCACTCTTTCCAGCTCTCACCAACGACACCATTCTTAAGCCCACTCTGAATTGGCAGCTTCAGACCGACAAGCCAGGCAAATTCAGCGCTGAGCTTTCCTACGTGACCGGCGGCATGAATTGGCAAGCAGATTACAACGTAATCGCGCCGGTGAAAGGTGATGTGCTGGACATGATTGGCTGGGTCACCATGGACAACCAGAGTGGGAAGACATTCGAGGACGCCTCCATAAAGCTGATGGCTGGAGATGTGATGAAGCTTCAACCCGGGCAAAGAAGTGCGGATGCCGTCTATGTTTTCAACGCTGAGGTTTCAGCCGGCGCAATGCGGCCTCCTGTTTCCGAGAAATCTTTCGACGAATATCACCTATACACTCTGGAACGTCCTACGACCTTGCACGACCACGAAACCAAACAGGTGGAGTTCGTGCGCGCATCAGGGGTCGCCTCGAAGCGAGTCTATGTCTATGACGGCGTGAAGATTGATCCCCAACGCTACCAGTATTGGGCGCTCGAGCAGATTCGCCAGGACCGAGAATACGGCACGCAATCAAACCCGAAGATCTGGGTGATGCAGGAGTTGGTCAACTCCAAAGTCAATCACCTGGGCATGCCGCTGCCCAAGGGCAGGCTGCGTTTTTACCGGCGGGACACCGACGGCCATCTCGAGTTCACCGGTGAAAACGTGATTGATCACACCCCCAAAGACGAGACCATCCGCATTTACACGGGCAATGCATTTGATCGTGCGGGCGAGCGCCGCCGCGTCTCGTACCACATCGACACAAACAAGAATACCCTCGATGAATCATTCGAGATCAAGCTGCGCAATCACAAAACCGAGCCGGTCGAGGTCCGCGTAGTTGAGCATCTTTACCGCGCCTTGAATTGGGAAATTATCGAGGAATCCCATAAGCACGTGAAGAAGGACTCGCAGACGGCGGAATTCCCGGTCACGATTGCACCTGACAAGGAACAGACGATCACTTATAGCGTGCACTATTCCTGGTGA
- the amrS gene encoding AmmeMemoRadiSam system radical SAM enzyme gives MATLKEIVNEKVHEGASELCETLDRNRVRCYSCGHCCPIPDGQPGVCKVRFNRGGTLYVPWGYVGCVQCDPIEKKPFFHAIPGALAYSFGMLGCDLHCGYCQNWVTSQALRDPNAVSAPLQVTPEALVDEARRHGAKVVVSTYNEPLITSEWAVEIFKQVRSAGLMTGFVSNGNGTPQVLEYLRPWVDLYKVDLKSFDDRHYHELGGRIGPILETIRRLHEMDFWLEIVTLLIPGFNDSADELKRLTEFVAGVSPQIPWHVTAFHSDYKMTDTRNTRPEDLLRAVDIGRQAGLRYIYPGNLPGEVGDLENTRCHNCGKPLIERYGYLILGYHLTPEGACPGCGTAIPGRWQPSFDQQITSHPFAPRRPAGSRVSF, from the coding sequence ATGGCCACACTCAAGGAAATCGTCAACGAAAAGGTGCACGAGGGGGCCTCCGAGCTGTGCGAAACGCTCGACCGTAACCGAGTGCGCTGCTACTCCTGTGGGCACTGCTGCCCAATTCCTGACGGCCAGCCGGGGGTGTGCAAAGTCAGGTTCAACCGGGGTGGGACACTGTACGTCCCTTGGGGCTATGTGGGCTGTGTGCAGTGCGATCCGATTGAGAAGAAGCCGTTCTTTCATGCCATCCCAGGAGCGTTGGCCTATAGCTTTGGCATGCTGGGTTGCGACCTGCACTGCGGATACTGTCAGAATTGGGTAACGTCGCAGGCGCTGCGCGATCCCAATGCGGTCAGTGCTCCGCTGCAGGTGACGCCTGAAGCCCTAGTGGATGAAGCGCGCAGGCACGGCGCCAAGGTGGTGGTCAGCACCTATAACGAGCCGCTGATCACCTCCGAGTGGGCCGTCGAAATATTTAAACAAGTCCGCTCGGCCGGGTTGATGACAGGCTTCGTCTCCAACGGAAACGGCACCCCGCAGGTGCTTGAGTACCTGCGGCCCTGGGTGGATCTGTACAAAGTTGATCTAAAAAGCTTCGACGACCGCCATTACCACGAGCTCGGCGGACGTATTGGGCCGATCCTGGAGACAATTCGGCGGCTGCACGAAATGGACTTTTGGCTGGAGATCGTGACCCTGCTGATCCCAGGATTTAATGACTCCGCCGACGAATTGAAGCGGCTTACGGAGTTTGTGGCAGGGGTTTCGCCGCAGATTCCCTGGCACGTGACCGCATTCCATTCCGACTACAAGATGACCGATACCCGAAATACGCGTCCCGAAGACCTGTTGCGGGCGGTTGACATAGGCAGGCAAGCGGGCCTGCGGTATATCTACCCGGGCAATCTCCCCGGTGAGGTTGGCGACCTGGAGAATACGCGCTGTCACAACTGCGGCAAGCCGTTGATTGAGCGCTATGGTTATTTGATTTTGGGATATCATCTGACGCCCGAAGGAGCATGTCCCGGGTGTGGGACAGCCATCCCGGGAAGGTGGCAGCCGAGCTTCGACCAACAGATCACTTCTCATCCTTTTGCGCCGCGACGGCCAGCGGGTTCACGCGTCTCTTTCTAA
- a CDS encoding flavin reductase family protein produces the protein MDAVKKRKALRLFSYGMYIMTSGGKQRYAAGTVTWISQASFKPPLLMAAIRKDSSLFQCVSESRVAVVHVLDSGQEAIAQKFFSPSKVADGSINGETFIAGKTSAPVLKNMPAYVECQVREIVDSGGDHAMVIMEVVEAGFKDDVRPLTVADSPWQYAG, from the coding sequence ATGGATGCAGTAAAGAAACGCAAGGCCCTTCGCTTGTTTTCCTACGGCATGTACATCATGACATCGGGAGGCAAGCAGCGCTATGCTGCGGGAACGGTCACCTGGATCTCGCAGGCATCTTTCAAGCCGCCGCTATTGATGGCCGCAATTCGTAAGGATAGCAGCCTTTTTCAATGTGTCTCGGAGAGCCGTGTTGCCGTGGTACACGTGCTGGACAGCGGCCAGGAAGCAATCGCGCAGAAGTTCTTTTCTCCCTCCAAAGTCGCCGACGGCAGCATCAACGGCGAGACGTTCATCGCAGGAAAGACCTCTGCTCCCGTTCTGAAGAACATGCCCGCATATGTAGAGTGCCAGGTCCGCGAGATCGTGGATAGCGGGGGCGACCATGCCATGGTCATCATGGAAGTGGTCGAAGCCGGGTTCAAGGATGACGTCCGGCCGCTCACGGTGGCTGACTCACCCTGGCAATACGCCGGGTAA
- a CDS encoding alpha/beta hydrolase-fold protein: protein MTGRVFVIVARKETPEPRLQVGDWNAHVPFFGADIEQLQPGQPAVITPNTLGFPFKSLGEIEPGDYYVEALINVYTEFHRADGHTIWAHMDHWEGQQFNTSPGNFYSEVQKVHLDPAKGYDIKLSADHIIPPLEAPADSAKVKRVKIQSKLLSQFWGRPIFMGATVLLPQGYDSHPDVRYPVIYIQGHFGLEAPFHYSEQSSDESGLRQFLEHNNAQWVSGYDFGKQWNSSNFPRMIAVTFQHPTPYFDDSYAVNSANNGPYGDALLTELVPYLEDHFRMSRQPYARVLTGGSTGGWESLALQVLHPNFFGGTWTLYPDPIDFQRYQLVNIYSDDSAFLAPGYDPPIPERPLQRSVEGQVDTTVRQMSQFESVLGSHGRSGQQLEAWEAVYGPVGQDGYPQPLFDKLTGKIDHSVADYMRDHGYDLRDYTERNWSKIGPQLVGKIHIYVGDMDNYYLNLAVYRMEDFLKTTRNPYYAGSVKYGRPMKGHGWQPMTDAELARMMAAHVATHAPKGENTAAWHYK from the coding sequence GTGACTGGAAGAGTATTCGTCATCGTGGCGCGAAAGGAGACCCCCGAGCCGCGTTTGCAGGTAGGAGATTGGAACGCCCACGTGCCATTTTTTGGCGCTGACATCGAGCAACTTCAACCTGGACAACCGGCCGTAATCACTCCGAATACGCTGGGCTTTCCGTTCAAAAGCCTGGGCGAGATTGAGCCAGGCGACTACTACGTGGAAGCCCTGATCAACGTTTACACGGAATTCCATCGCGCCGACGGTCACACCATATGGGCGCACATGGACCACTGGGAAGGCCAGCAGTTCAACACTTCCCCGGGGAATTTTTATAGCGAAGTACAAAAAGTGCACCTTGATCCCGCGAAAGGTTACGACATTAAGTTGAGCGCGGACCACATAATTCCACCACTGGAGGCGCCAGCGGACTCGGCAAAAGTTAAGCGCGTAAAGATTCAGAGCAAGTTGCTCAGTCAGTTCTGGGGGCGACCGATTTTCATGGGGGCGACTGTGCTTCTCCCCCAGGGCTACGACTCGCATCCTGACGTTCGCTATCCGGTGATTTACATCCAGGGCCACTTTGGCCTGGAAGCGCCATTCCACTACTCGGAACAAAGCTCGGACGAGAGCGGCTTGCGTCAATTCCTGGAGCACAACAATGCCCAGTGGGTGAGCGGCTACGATTTCGGAAAGCAGTGGAACTCCTCCAATTTTCCGCGCATGATCGCCGTCACCTTTCAGCACCCGACGCCATATTTCGATGATTCCTATGCCGTGAACTCAGCCAACAATGGGCCATATGGTGATGCACTGCTCACCGAGTTGGTCCCTTATCTGGAAGATCACTTCCGGATGTCGCGCCAGCCTTACGCCCGAGTGCTTACCGGAGGCTCTACCGGAGGATGGGAGTCACTGGCTCTGCAAGTGCTGCACCCGAATTTTTTCGGTGGGACCTGGACTCTGTACCCCGATCCAATTGACTTCCAACGCTATCAACTGGTGAATATCTACAGCGATGACAGCGCTTTTCTAGCTCCGGGATACGATCCGCCGATTCCAGAACGGCCCCTGCAACGCAGCGTAGAAGGGCAGGTGGATACTACCGTACGGCAGATGAGTCAGTTCGAATCTGTGCTCGGCAGCCATGGCCGCTCGGGTCAACAACTAGAAGCATGGGAGGCGGTGTACGGGCCGGTAGGTCAGGATGGCTATCCGCAACCGCTGTTCGATAAGCTGACTGGGAAAATTGATCACAGTGTCGCAGACTACATGCGTGATCACGGCTATGATTTGCGCGATTACACCGAGCGGAACTGGTCGAAAATCGGGCCACAACTTGTAGGTAAGATCCACATTTACGTGGGCGATATGGACAACTACTACCTGAATCTGGCTGTGTACAGAATGGAGGACTTCCTCAAAACAACCAGGAATCCTTATTACGCAGGGTCAGTCAAATACGGTCGGCCCATGAAAGGACATGGTTGGCAGCCAATGACTGACGCAGAACTGGCGCGCATGATGGCAGCCCACGTCGCGACCCATGCGCCCAAAGGCGAAAACACCGCGGCGTGGCACTACAAGTGA
- a CDS encoding rhodanese-like domain-containing protein produces MAVKRITPEQAKELLDSNRDYIYLDVRTVQEFDAGHVPGSKNIPLMEPMMGRMQLNPEFVAVVEGNFGKDAKLIVGCQKGGRSLKAAEMLQEAGFKNVVDMRGGFGGETDEGGRLTFPGWSPRGLPVSRESGAEDRYEHLNKAGSS; encoded by the coding sequence ATGGCTGTGAAACGCATTACACCGGAGCAAGCAAAAGAATTACTCGATAGCAATCGCGATTACATTTACCTGGATGTGCGTACGGTTCAGGAGTTCGATGCCGGCCATGTGCCTGGCTCAAAAAACATTCCGCTGATGGAGCCGATGATGGGACGGATGCAGTTAAATCCGGAGTTCGTCGCTGTGGTGGAAGGGAATTTCGGCAAAGATGCCAAGCTCATTGTCGGCTGCCAGAAAGGCGGACGCTCTCTAAAAGCCGCCGAGATGCTACAAGAGGCCGGTTTCAAGAATGTGGTAGATATGCGCGGAGGTTTTGGCGGTGAGACCGACGAGGGCGGGCGGCTGACCTTTCCCGGGTGGTCGCCGCGTGGTCTTCCGGTAAGCCGTGAGAGCGGGGCGGAAGACCGCTACGAGCACTTGAACAAGGCGGGCAGCAGCTAA
- a CDS encoding EVE domain-containing protein: protein MPYLLKTEASVYSFSDLERDKTTIWDGVTNPVAVKNLRQMTPGEELVIYHTGDERQTVGTATVVKVDAGDPKNPQVTIKAGKKLKPTTLAEIKADKLFETSPLLRQGRLSVVPLTDAQYRFLNRS, encoded by the coding sequence ATGCCATATCTCTTAAAAACTGAGGCTTCGGTATATTCGTTTTCTGATCTTGAGCGCGATAAAACCACTATATGGGACGGCGTCACCAACCCGGTTGCCGTAAAGAACCTGCGCCAGATGACCCCGGGAGAAGAGCTGGTGATTTACCACACCGGCGACGAGCGCCAGACCGTCGGGACAGCTACGGTAGTGAAAGTGGACGCCGGCGATCCCAAAAATCCGCAAGTCACGATCAAAGCAGGGAAGAAACTCAAGCCGACCACATTGGCGGAAATCAAAGCCGACAAGCTGTTTGAAACCTCACCGCTCCTGCGTCAGGGACGATTATCGGTGGTGCCGCTTACTGATGCACAGTACCGCTTTCTGAATCGCTCCTGA
- a CDS encoding APC family permease: MKSPATPPDVKSQLRREMGLWDVLLFNIAGVLGPRWIAAAAHNGTSSVSLWMLAALLFFVPTAFIIVELSTRYPHEGGIYVWTKEAFGDFHGFVSGWCYWIYTFFYFPGLLLASVAMSVYIGGPKYAWLADNRAYEVGASFGLLSIAVVLNLIGLNIGKWLQNAGGVGTYVPLVMLVCVAAVLASRFGSVTHFTWHNVLPHWDWDTVGFWSQMAFAFSGMELVCSMTEEIKNPQRTLPRATLGSGAAIATIYIVATIAVLTIVPANEVNVQNGVFQAVGRGSALLGVAALGMIAAMLVSLGNAGGVGATVAGISRIPFVVGIDCYLPKAFGKIHPRWRTPYVAILAQGLISGAILLVSQISESIRGAYLVLVNATIIINFIPFLYMYTAAIRLAYRPDRKTNTGAVLIPGGKLGVWVAGVLGFAVTALSIVLSLIPTLDVKDKVLFEFKVIGGSAVAIGIGLLLYWRGARNKRRNSTLGVR, encoded by the coding sequence TTGAAATCGCCAGCCACCCCTCCAGACGTGAAGTCACAATTACGTCGGGAGATGGGACTCTGGGACGTCTTGCTGTTTAACATCGCCGGCGTGCTCGGGCCGAGGTGGATCGCCGCCGCAGCCCACAACGGGACCTCCTCAGTAAGCCTGTGGATGCTGGCGGCGCTGCTGTTTTTTGTTCCAACTGCATTCATCATCGTAGAGCTTTCGACCCGCTATCCGCACGAAGGTGGAATCTACGTCTGGACCAAAGAGGCATTTGGAGATTTTCACGGCTTTGTATCCGGTTGGTGCTACTGGATCTACACCTTCTTCTATTTTCCGGGACTGCTGCTGGCCAGCGTAGCCATGTCCGTCTACATCGGCGGTCCCAAATATGCCTGGCTGGCGGACAATCGCGCTTACGAAGTCGGCGCGTCTTTTGGCTTGCTTTCAATTGCGGTGGTCCTCAACCTGATTGGCCTTAACATTGGCAAGTGGCTGCAGAACGCTGGCGGCGTGGGTACTTATGTTCCGCTGGTGATGCTGGTCTGCGTGGCGGCTGTCTTAGCCTCGCGATTCGGCTCGGTGACTCACTTCACCTGGCACAACGTGCTTCCTCACTGGGATTGGGATACGGTGGGATTCTGGTCACAGATGGCATTCGCATTCAGCGGTATGGAGCTGGTTTGCTCCATGACCGAGGAAATCAAGAATCCACAGCGCACTCTGCCGCGCGCCACGCTTGGCTCAGGGGCGGCGATCGCCACCATCTACATTGTGGCCACCATCGCGGTGCTCACCATTGTGCCGGCAAACGAAGTTAATGTTCAGAACGGCGTCTTCCAGGCGGTCGGCCGGGGTTCTGCGTTACTGGGCGTCGCCGCCTTGGGCATGATCGCTGCCATGCTGGTGAGCCTGGGCAATGCCGGAGGCGTAGGCGCAACCGTGGCAGGAATTTCGCGCATTCCATTTGTGGTTGGCATTGATTGCTATTTGCCCAAAGCTTTCGGGAAAATCCATCCCCGCTGGCGCACACCCTATGTTGCCATTCTTGCGCAAGGATTAATTTCGGGCGCGATCCTGCTGGTATCGCAAATCTCGGAAAGCATTCGCGGCGCTTATCTGGTGCTGGTGAATGCGACCATTATCATTAATTTTATTCCGTTCCTCTATATGTACACGGCTGCCATCCGGCTGGCCTACCGTCCTGACCGGAAGACCAACACCGGCGCGGTACTCATCCCCGGCGGAAAACTGGGGGTTTGGGTCGCGGGCGTATTGGGTTTCGCAGTGACCGCGCTCTCCATTGTGCTTTCTCTGATCCCCACACTGGATGTTAAGGACAAGGTTCTATTCGAGTTCAAAGTGATCGGCGGCAGCGCCGTCGCGATCGGCATTGGATTGCTGCTCTATTGGCGGGGAGCGAGAAACAAACGGAGGAACTCCACGCTGGGCGTGCGCTGA
- a CDS encoding zf-HC2 domain-containing protein: protein MNCTEAEYLAPLYWSNELEPKVILELEEHLSDCAECARELQAQSQFDELLRNAVDQNAIDQQLINPQDVRTRVRQEMRASESLWRRIFAGTALRLAAVSAVLLILLGGSLFYVSRQRAFERTLYADAADDHHDEVMAHLVDSYWRYKVADIQDLLQSWVGQTTLAQALTPNGYHLARARLCELQTQIYVHLVYDDGVHEVSIFVRRKEAETLAGRAIGSINGKSLHAQFVKDLQVAGFQSRDLTILVVTDMPRRDCLEIARQAASRV from the coding sequence ATGAACTGCACTGAAGCGGAGTATCTGGCGCCGCTCTACTGGTCGAACGAGCTCGAGCCGAAAGTGATTCTCGAACTGGAAGAGCATTTGAGTGATTGCGCAGAGTGTGCTCGCGAGTTGCAGGCGCAGAGTCAATTCGACGAGCTATTGCGAAATGCGGTCGATCAAAATGCCATCGACCAACAGTTGATCAATCCTCAAGATGTGCGCACCCGGGTGCGACAGGAAATGCGGGCTTCGGAGAGTCTTTGGCGGCGGATTTTTGCTGGTACCGCCTTACGGCTGGCAGCGGTCAGCGCGGTGCTTCTGATTCTGTTGGGCGGCAGCTTGTTCTATGTTTCGCGCCAACGCGCCTTCGAGCGCACTCTCTATGCCGATGCCGCGGACGACCACCACGATGAGGTCATGGCCCACCTGGTGGACAGCTACTGGCGCTACAAGGTAGCGGATATTCAGGATCTGTTGCAATCCTGGGTGGGGCAGACCACGCTCGCCCAAGCCCTCACTCCGAACGGCTACCATCTTGCCCGTGCTCGTCTTTGCGAATTGCAAACACAAATCTATGTCCACCTGGTTTATGATGACGGTGTCCACGAGGTTTCCATATTCGTTCGTCGAAAAGAAGCGGAAACCCTTGCCGGACGCGCAATCGGCAGTATCAATGGTAAGTCGTTGCACGCTCAGTTCGTCAAAGACCTGCAAGTTGCAGGTTTCCAGTCGCGTGACTTGACCATACTGGTTGTGACCGATATGCCCCGCCGCGATTGTCTGGAGATTGCCCGCCAAGCTGCCTCTCGGGTCTGA